From one Brevibacterium sp. 'Marine' genomic stretch:
- a CDS encoding efflux RND transporter permease subunit, protein MSLKNRLIVGLLTLVIAVFGIVATTSLNQETMPSVDLPGTSVQATVPGASPEVIEETVTKPLETALDGVGELESVTTSTSSGMMTAEVTWPFGKDSEEMTDAVRSAVDGVKSDLPADAEAEVLSYQMDEVPVTMFAVSGGDSATLGDRLETDLVPELRALDGVSNVEVTGQDEQRVSITFRPEDVAEKNVVESSVPDELEAAGTVVPAGQSSQGDTSMAVEVGTEVDAVEQIEKTPLRTADGTVLLGEVADVDLDSVEKTSLSRADGRDSVTVSVTKDQDANVVDVSHKVADTLDKVGPKLGDDTEFSTIFDQAPEIEKSIHDLSVEGGLGLIFAIFVILAFLGSFRSTIVAAISIPMSLLIAMIGLMVGDYTLNILTLGALTIAVGRVVDDSIVVIENIRRRQGTSDLTVEDIVASVKQVAGAITASTLTTVAVFLPIAFVDGIAGQLFRPFSVTVSLALLASLVVALTIVPVFSYWVLRRSPKPLSPKRQAATDRSYELWAAKQHRRSVARAERRQKAIEKKNAKRAAKGKDPLPDATVEPVVAPAPGDGEASGRVDRLQQRSLPAIISALHHPWRTIALSVVIFIVTMMCATFLKTDLLGSAGQNSVYITQTLPAGASLEAGDKAAKRVEAVLGDDPDVDTYSTTVNGPESGAENQFNVTLAEDSEADVATNRLRTELDDLGKDAGEIDVQDAGGSVSEDVEVTLSGTDLGALRKAADEVTKTMADTDGVKSARNDLAADQPVIEVDVDREKAADYGFSQAEVGQAIAAALHGVEAGTITLNGQERDITLAPTHPDATPDEIRALELPVTEVQTQNAQEDATDRVEEKTDARAEEAKRKAADESAEQLESAREARDNAADQLEQARKALRDAENPPPAPSPGDMAADQVEQAREGVEQAEKGLKEANDAIDDLVDGQREQEQSQEEEEALADEQAAIPDIKGEPITVDEIAEVKKTETPATIDRADGDRKVTVFATPSSGQLETVTAAATDLTETMDLPDGVSFDVGGASQEQAESFGQLGMAMAVAIVLVFLVMIATFRSFVQPLILLVSIPFAATGAVLLLLATGTPLGIPSLIGLLMLIGIVVTNAIVLIDLINKLREDGLDLMDAIVHGTRLRLRPILMTAAATIFALVPMSLGLTGGGVFISQPLAIVVIGGLTSSTVLTLILVPALYLLVERRKEVRAAHKEEKRAKKRVENQARIEAETAEVALRSDDH, encoded by the coding sequence ATGAGTCTGAAGAACCGCCTCATCGTCGGATTGCTCACCCTCGTGATCGCCGTCTTCGGCATCGTCGCGACCACCTCACTCAACCAGGAGACGATGCCCTCGGTCGACCTGCCCGGCACTTCGGTGCAGGCCACCGTCCCCGGCGCTTCTCCGGAGGTCATCGAGGAGACTGTGACCAAGCCCCTCGAAACCGCACTCGACGGGGTCGGAGAGCTCGAATCGGTGACCACCTCCACCTCGTCGGGGATGATGACCGCCGAGGTGACTTGGCCGTTCGGCAAGGACTCCGAAGAGATGACCGACGCCGTCCGCTCGGCCGTCGACGGAGTGAAGTCCGACCTGCCCGCCGATGCGGAAGCCGAGGTGCTTTCATATCAGATGGATGAGGTCCCGGTGACGATGTTCGCCGTCTCCGGCGGAGACTCCGCCACCCTCGGCGACCGTCTTGAGACCGACCTCGTCCCCGAACTCCGCGCTCTCGACGGAGTCTCGAACGTCGAGGTCACCGGCCAGGACGAGCAGCGAGTCTCCATCACGTTCCGCCCCGAGGACGTGGCGGAGAAGAACGTCGTCGAATCCTCCGTGCCCGATGAGCTCGAAGCCGCCGGCACTGTCGTTCCCGCTGGCCAGAGCTCACAGGGCGACACGTCGATGGCCGTCGAGGTCGGCACCGAGGTCGACGCCGTCGAGCAGATCGAGAAGACGCCTCTGCGCACTGCGGACGGCACCGTGCTGCTGGGTGAGGTCGCCGACGTCGACCTCGACTCGGTCGAGAAGACCTCCCTGTCCCGTGCCGACGGCAGGGATTCCGTGACTGTGTCGGTGACGAAGGACCAGGACGCCAATGTCGTCGACGTCTCCCACAAGGTCGCCGACACCCTCGACAAGGTCGGTCCGAAGCTCGGAGACGACACAGAGTTCTCGACGATCTTCGATCAGGCCCCGGAGATCGAGAAGTCGATCCACGACCTCTCAGTCGAAGGCGGACTCGGCCTGATCTTCGCGATCTTCGTCATCCTCGCCTTCCTCGGCTCGTTCCGTTCGACCATCGTCGCCGCGATCTCGATCCCGATGTCGCTGCTCATCGCGATGATCGGCCTCATGGTCGGCGACTACACGCTCAACATCCTCACTTTGGGCGCCCTGACGATCGCCGTCGGCCGCGTCGTCGACGACTCCATCGTCGTCATCGAGAACATCCGGAGACGCCAGGGCACAAGCGACCTGACGGTCGAAGACATCGTCGCCAGCGTCAAGCAGGTCGCCGGTGCCATCACTGCCTCGACTCTGACCACCGTCGCCGTGTTCCTACCTATTGCGTTCGTCGACGGCATCGCCGGACAGCTGTTCCGCCCCTTCTCCGTCACCGTCTCCCTGGCACTGCTGGCCTCCCTCGTCGTGGCGCTGACGATCGTCCCCGTGTTCAGTTACTGGGTCCTGCGCCGCAGCCCCAAACCGCTCTCGCCCAAACGGCAAGCCGCCACCGACCGCAGCTATGAGCTGTGGGCGGCCAAGCAGCACCGCCGCTCGGTGGCCCGTGCCGAACGTCGCCAGAAGGCGATCGAGAAGAAGAACGCCAAACGCGCGGCCAAGGGCAAGGACCCGCTGCCGGACGCGACCGTCGAACCCGTCGTCGCTCCCGCCCCCGGAGACGGTGAGGCCTCCGGCCGAGTCGATCGCCTCCAGCAGCGCAGCCTGCCGGCCATCATTTCGGCCCTGCACCACCCCTGGAGGACCATTGCCCTCTCCGTCGTCATCTTCATCGTCACGATGATGTGCGCGACCTTCCTCAAAACGGACCTGCTCGGATCGGCGGGGCAGAACTCCGTGTACATCACGCAGACCCTTCCCGCCGGCGCTTCGCTCGAAGCCGGTGACAAGGCCGCGAAGCGCGTGGAAGCCGTGCTCGGCGATGATCCGGACGTCGACACCTACTCGACCACGGTCAACGGCCCGGAATCCGGAGCGGAGAACCAGTTCAACGTCACCCTGGCCGAAGACTCCGAGGCCGACGTCGCGACGAACCGCCTCCGCACCGAACTCGACGACCTCGGGAAGGACGCGGGCGAGATCGACGTCCAGGACGCCGGCGGCTCCGTCAGCGAGGATGTCGAGGTCACCCTTTCGGGCACCGACCTGGGTGCGCTGCGAAAGGCTGCCGATGAGGTGACGAAGACGATGGCGGACACCGACGGTGTCAAGTCCGCCCGCAACGACCTCGCTGCCGACCAGCCGGTCATCGAAGTCGATGTCGATCGGGAGAAGGCCGCCGACTACGGTTTCAGCCAGGCCGAGGTCGGCCAGGCCATCGCCGCCGCACTCCACGGCGTCGAGGCCGGCACCATCACCCTCAACGGCCAGGAGCGCGACATCACCCTCGCCCCGACTCATCCGGATGCGACCCCGGACGAGATCCGTGCTCTCGAACTGCCCGTCACCGAGGTGCAGACGCAGAATGCCCAGGAGGATGCGACCGATCGGGTCGAGGAGAAGACCGATGCCCGCGCCGAGGAGGCCAAGCGCAAGGCCGCTGACGAATCGGCCGAGCAGCTTGAGTCTGCCCGTGAAGCTCGTGACAACGCGGCCGACCAGCTCGAACAGGCTCGAAAGGCTCTGCGCGATGCCGAGAATCCGCCGCCGGCTCCGAGCCCGGGCGACATGGCTGCCGACCAGGTGGAACAGGCCCGCGAAGGGGTCGAACAGGCAGAGAAGGGGCTGAAGGAGGCCAACGACGCCATCGACGACCTCGTCGACGGCCAGCGTGAACAGGAGCAGAGCCAGGAGGAGGAAGAGGCGCTTGCCGATGAGCAGGCCGCCATCCCCGACATCAAGGGTGAGCCGATCACCGTCGACGAGATCGCGGAGGTGAAGAAGACCGAGACCCCGGCGACGATCGACCGTGCCGACGGAGACCGGAAGGTCACCGTGTTCGCAACCCCGTCCAGCGGCCAGCTAGAAACGGTCACCGCCGCGGCCACCGACCTGACCGAGACCATGGATCTGCCCGACGGAGTCAGCTTCGACGTCGGCGGTGCCAGTCAGGAGCAGGCGGAATCCTTCGGTCAGCTCGGAATGGCGATGGCCGTGGCGATCGTGCTCGTGTTCCTCGTGATGATCGCGACATTCCGCAGCTTCGTCCAGCCGCTCATCCTGCTGGTGTCGATTCCGTTCGCCGCGACCGGAGCCGTGCTGCTCCTGCTGGCGACCGGCACACCATTGGGCATTCCCTCACTCATCGGTCTGCTCATGCTCATCGGCATCGTCGTGACGAACGCGATCGTGCTCATCGACCTCATCAACAAGCTGCGTGAGGACGGACTCGACCTCATGGACGCGATCGTCCACGGCACCCGACTGCGCCTGCGCCCGATCCTCATGACCGCGGCCGCAACGATCTTCGCCCTCGTGCCGATGTCGCTGGGGCTGACCGGTGGGGGAGTGTTCATCTCGCAGCCCCTGGCGATCGTCGTCATTGGCGGGCTCACCTCGTCGACGGTGCTCACGCTCATCCTCGTCCCCGCTCTCTACCTCCTCGTCGAACGGCGCAAAGAGGTCCGGGCGGCACATAAGGAGGAGAAGCGCGCCAAGAAGCGGGTCGAGAATCAAGCGCGGATCGAAGCGGAGACCGCCGAGGTGGCCCTGCGTTCCGACGATCACTGA
- a CDS encoding CobW family GTP-binding protein, protein MSGPRRRPAIPVILLTGYLGAGKTSLLNHLLRHPDARIGVIVNDFGDLNIDAGLVVGQVDEPLSISGGCVCCLTDDSELEDALVAMTNPQLRLDAIIVEASGFAEPLTLARMITRMGHHRFHLGGVIDVVDATMYFDTVDTSSLPPLRFAATTLVLVNKLDQVPAADRENTVEAVRARVHARNPRVIVIGTHHARLDPTLIFDPGVGERDSRRGGSDVGEDPVQPELPIRELLRQAYAEAAADEIGDDEVEEGSMPHRHAQSVTVTGSGPVDPDAVMDFVEDLPPGVYRVKGTVLAVEGSRRRSFDVQAVGPNVYVAEAARPAPKIPSSRAGDGDRPDADSVLVVIGEDFDTEAAEAALTAALNSAAAAGQDVAASGSDRSERFLHHVRLHT, encoded by the coding sequence ATGAGCGGACCCCGACGCAGACCGGCGATCCCGGTCATTCTCCTCACCGGCTACCTCGGTGCCGGAAAGACGAGTCTGCTCAATCACCTCCTGCGCCACCCCGACGCCCGCATCGGCGTCATCGTCAACGATTTCGGCGACCTCAACATCGACGCCGGACTCGTCGTCGGCCAGGTCGACGAACCGCTGTCGATCTCGGGCGGGTGCGTGTGCTGTCTGACCGATGATTCCGAGCTCGAGGACGCGCTCGTGGCGATGACGAACCCCCAGCTGCGCCTCGACGCGATCATCGTCGAAGCCAGCGGATTCGCCGAACCCCTGACCCTGGCTCGCATGATCACCCGCATGGGCCACCACCGATTCCACCTCGGCGGGGTCATCGACGTCGTCGACGCCACCATGTACTTCGACACCGTCGATACCTCGAGCCTGCCGCCTCTGCGCTTCGCCGCGACGACATTGGTGCTGGTCAACAAGCTCGACCAGGTGCCGGCGGCCGACCGCGAGAACACGGTCGAGGCCGTGCGTGCCCGCGTCCACGCACGCAATCCGCGCGTCATCGTCATCGGCACCCATCACGCTCGCCTCGACCCCACCCTGATCTTCGATCCAGGCGTTGGAGAGCGGGACTCACGCCGAGGCGGCTCCGACGTCGGCGAGGACCCGGTCCAGCCCGAATTGCCGATCCGGGAACTGCTCCGTCAGGCCTACGCCGAAGCGGCCGCCGACGAGATCGGCGACGACGAGGTCGAGGAGGGATCCATGCCCCACCGCCATGCCCAGTCGGTGACCGTCACCGGAAGCGGCCCTGTCGATCCGGATGCGGTGATGGATTTCGTCGAAGACCTCCCGCCCGGGGTGTATCGCGTGAAGGGCACCGTGCTCGCGGTCGAAGGATCCCGCAGGCGCAGCTTCGATGTGCAGGCGGTGGGCCCGAACGTCTACGTCGCCGAGGCGGCCCGACCCGCCCCGAAGATTCCGTCCTCGAGGGCGGGGGACGGTGATCGGCCGGACGCGGACAGCGTCCTCGTCGTCATCGGTGAGGACTTCGACACCGAGGCGGCCGAGGCCGCTCTGACCGCCGCCCTCAACAGCGCTGCCGCTGCGGGCCAAGATGTCGCGGCATCGGGCAGTGACCGCTCCGAACGCTTCCTCCACCACGTCCGCCTCCACACCTAA
- a CDS encoding transcriptional repressor → MAAPQKKTRSTAQKALIRSALETETRFVSAKQLHRRLEDGGASVGLATVYRQLNALARSGDADTITIAETQLFRACAQTEHHHHLVCERCGTAVEIDPPSEDWMRQIAASNGFEITHHVFEIFGLCADCRASAAGS, encoded by the coding sequence ATGGCAGCTCCGCAGAAGAAGACGCGCAGCACCGCGCAGAAGGCGCTCATCCGCTCTGCCCTGGAGACCGAGACCCGCTTCGTCTCCGCCAAGCAGCTCCATCGCCGCCTCGAGGACGGCGGGGCCAGCGTGGGCCTGGCCACCGTGTACCGACAGCTCAATGCGCTTGCGCGCAGCGGCGACGCCGACACGATCACCATCGCCGAGACCCAGCTCTTCCGCGCCTGCGCGCAGACCGAGCATCACCACCATCTCGTCTGCGAACGCTGCGGCACTGCCGTCGAGATCGACCCGCCGAGTGAGGACTGGATGCGCCAGATCGCGGCCTCGAACGGCTTCGAGATCACTCACCACGTCTTCGAGATCTTCGGCCTGTGCGCCGATTGCCGGGCGTCAGCCGCCGGCAGCTGA
- a CDS encoding GTP-binding protein yields the protein MFSIEGKRMRGPAEGDRSSIVDGIEAIAVVGLCAAERRHYAMALARDRGYVFVPAEQTQQGIEAIDRLVELVGMTSGVHGFVLEYGEDADCAEIIGALSAPETRAVLTDLVCVLDLACLHSDLDSEVRAGVLVAQIEFASTLALLAPEHSDSDVVEAAIGLIAHLAPEARRFLLRDGAVHEPVCWQFGHRPPVAGWTAILNSEFRPPARSGGVRACRFEQVRPFHPQRLQAVLSAALGEGCWGRIVRSAGFAKLASRPYVTAHWDQTGTLLTLSPLTVDPLPGGGAELLALGQDLAFIGVDLDEAGLCDALDRAVLTDAELLAGPMAWLGFRDEFPAWDSARRG from the coding sequence ATGTTCTCGATCGAAGGGAAGCGAATGCGGGGACCAGCCGAAGGTGATCGGAGTTCCATCGTCGACGGAATCGAAGCGATCGCCGTCGTCGGACTCTGCGCGGCCGAGCGCAGGCACTATGCGATGGCTCTGGCCAGAGATCGCGGCTATGTCTTCGTGCCTGCGGAGCAGACACAACAGGGCATCGAGGCGATCGACCGCCTCGTCGAACTGGTCGGCATGACCTCCGGGGTGCACGGGTTCGTCCTCGAATATGGCGAAGACGCGGATTGCGCGGAGATCATCGGAGCCCTGAGCGCCCCCGAAACGCGAGCCGTGCTCACCGACCTCGTCTGTGTACTCGACCTTGCCTGCCTGCACAGCGATCTCGATTCGGAAGTTCGCGCCGGAGTCCTCGTTGCGCAGATCGAATTCGCCTCGACTCTGGCTCTGCTGGCACCCGAGCACTCCGATTCGGATGTAGTCGAGGCGGCGATCGGGCTGATCGCGCATCTGGCGCCCGAGGCCAGGCGATTCCTGCTGCGCGACGGCGCGGTACACGAGCCCGTGTGCTGGCAGTTCGGGCATCGGCCTCCTGTCGCAGGGTGGACGGCGATACTCAACTCGGAGTTTCGGCCCCCGGCCCGGTCGGGCGGTGTCCGCGCCTGCCGCTTCGAGCAGGTGCGACCCTTTCACCCGCAGCGACTGCAGGCAGTGCTGAGTGCGGCGCTCGGCGAAGGCTGCTGGGGGCGCATCGTCCGTTCTGCTGGTTTCGCAAAGCTCGCCTCCCGACCCTATGTGACCGCGCACTGGGATCAGACGGGCACTCTGCTCACGCTCTCGCCGCTGACCGTCGATCCGCTTCCCGGCGGGGGTGCGGAGCTGCTGGCGCTCGGTCAGGATCTCGCGTTCATCGGCGTCGACCTCGACGAGGCGGGGCTGTGCGACGCGCTCGACCGGGCCGTTCTCACCGATGCTGAGCTGTTGGCAGGTCCGATGGCCTGGCTGGGGTTTCGCGACGAGTTCCCCGCGTGGGACTCCGCGCGTCGAGGCTGA
- the ykgO gene encoding type B 50S ribosomal protein L36 — MKVRRSLRSLKSQPGSQVVRRRGRVYVINKKNPRFKARQG; from the coding sequence ATGAAGGTTCGCCGTTCACTGCGATCGCTGAAGTCCCAGCCCGGTTCGCAGGTGGTCCGCCGCCGCGGCCGCGTCTACGTCATCAACAAGAAGAATCCTCGGTTCAAGGCCCGCCAGGGCTGA
- a CDS encoding NTP transferase domain-containing protein, with product MTVNAIILTGGRSRRFGGEHKPGVEVAGRSTISRILESIRGAAADAEVWVAGPADGLSEAEQKGVRVVREEPEFAGPLAGIAAAAEAMPPETDFPAETADVTLVLAGDMPMVTAGHLGELISTCRATGRPATGTDDRGKTQFLCAAWPTGLLRTRLAELGDPTDGAVKLLFRGLEPAVVVVAPEVVRDFDTAAELEAIRARLSPGGP from the coding sequence ATGACGGTCAACGCGATCATTCTCACCGGCGGTCGTTCGCGACGTTTCGGAGGTGAGCACAAACCCGGCGTCGAGGTGGCAGGACGGTCGACGATCTCCCGAATCCTGGAGAGCATCCGCGGTGCGGCAGCCGACGCCGAGGTGTGGGTGGCCGGACCCGCAGACGGACTCTCGGAGGCGGAGCAGAAAGGCGTCCGCGTGGTTCGGGAAGAACCCGAGTTCGCGGGCCCGTTGGCCGGGATCGCGGCCGCAGCGGAGGCGATGCCGCCTGAGACGGATTTCCCGGCCGAGACGGCCGATGTCACCCTCGTCCTGGCCGGGGACATGCCGATGGTCACGGCGGGCCACCTCGGTGAGCTCATCTCCACGTGCCGGGCCACCGGACGCCCGGCCACGGGCACCGACGATCGGGGGAAGACGCAGTTTCTCTGCGCGGCCTGGCCGACCGGGCTCCTGCGTACTCGTCTGGCCGAACTCGGTGACCCCACGGACGGTGCGGTGAAGCTGCTGTTCAGGGGGCTCGAACCGGCTGTGGTCGTCGTCGCCCCTGAGGTGGTGCGTGATTTCGATACGGCAGCCGAGCTCGAAGCGATTCGCGCCCGACTCAGCCCTGGCGGGCCTTGA
- a CDS encoding amidase, with product MSKFDVVEASIADLRAALAGGRTTSVELVEAYQDRIAAFDGPDTDTKLNSVIVKNPQALAEAAASDERRAAGQTLGPLDGIPYTAKDSYMVAGLTVASGSPAFADLVAQKDAFTIERLRAGGAICLGLTNMPPMANGGMQRGLYGRAESPYNADWLTSAFASGSSNGSGTATTASFAAFGLGEETWSSGRAPASHNALIAYTPSRGVISVRGNWPLVPTMDVVVPHTRTMADLAEVLDVIVADDEQTRGDFWRVQPWVEIPKVSAVRPDSYAALLPESLAAAQTVLAGKRLGVPRMYINADDEAGTNPDGGIGGPTGNRVETRASVMEAWQAARTDLESAGAEVVETDFPVVSNYEGDRPGAPSIATRGFVTADYLDREINDLSSWGWDDFLAANGDSNLSTLAEVDGAMIFPHPPGALPDRYVGFDDDIATYPEQVRTNRYASVTEIPELASGVRGLEETRRVDLEEWMDEHGFDAVIFPAMADVGPADMDVNEASADLGWRNGTWVANGNLVPRHLGIPSVTVPMGTMADTGIPVGLTIAGRGWDDSALIEIAAAFEATGERRQAPPRTPRL from the coding sequence ATGTCGAAGTTCGATGTCGTCGAAGCGTCCATCGCCGATCTGCGAGCCGCCCTCGCCGGCGGCCGCACCACCTCGGTGGAGCTCGTCGAGGCCTATCAGGACCGGATCGCAGCGTTCGACGGCCCCGACACCGACACGAAGCTCAACTCCGTGATCGTGAAGAACCCGCAAGCCCTCGCCGAGGCGGCCGCCTCTGACGAACGGCGCGCAGCCGGCCAGACGCTCGGCCCCCTCGACGGGATTCCGTACACCGCGAAAGACAGTTATATGGTCGCGGGCCTCACCGTGGCCTCCGGGTCACCGGCCTTCGCCGACCTCGTGGCGCAGAAAGATGCGTTCACGATCGAACGGCTGCGTGCCGGCGGTGCCATCTGCCTAGGCCTGACGAACATGCCGCCGATGGCCAACGGCGGCATGCAGCGCGGACTCTACGGCCGCGCCGAAAGCCCGTACAACGCCGACTGGCTGACCAGTGCCTTCGCCTCGGGGTCCTCGAACGGCTCCGGAACGGCCACCACGGCGAGCTTCGCCGCCTTCGGCCTCGGCGAAGAGACCTGGTCCTCGGGTCGCGCTCCGGCGTCGCACAATGCGCTCATCGCCTACACCCCCTCGCGCGGGGTCATCAGCGTGCGCGGGAACTGGCCGCTCGTGCCGACCATGGACGTCGTCGTCCCCCACACTCGCACGATGGCCGACCTGGCCGAGGTTCTCGACGTCATCGTCGCCGACGACGAGCAGACTCGCGGAGATTTCTGGCGCGTCCAGCCCTGGGTGGAGATCCCGAAGGTGAGCGCGGTCCGCCCTGACTCCTATGCTGCGCTGCTGCCGGAATCGCTCGCGGCGGCACAGACGGTGTTGGCCGGTAAGCGCCTCGGCGTTCCGCGGATGTACATCAACGCCGATGACGAGGCCGGAACGAACCCGGACGGCGGTATCGGCGGGCCCACGGGAAACCGAGTCGAGACTCGCGCCTCGGTGATGGAGGCCTGGCAGGCGGCGCGAACCGATCTCGAATCCGCAGGCGCCGAGGTGGTCGAGACCGACTTCCCGGTCGTGAGCAATTACGAGGGCGACCGTCCCGGTGCCCCGTCGATCGCGACGCGCGGGTTCGTCACCGCCGACTACCTCGATCGGGAGATCAACGACCTCTCGTCGTGGGGGTGGGACGATTTCCTCGCCGCGAACGGCGACTCGAACCTTTCCACCCTCGCCGAGGTGGACGGAGCCATGATCTTCCCCCACCCACCCGGTGCGCTTCCCGATCGATACGTCGGCTTCGACGATGACATCGCGACCTACCCGGAGCAGGTGCGCACGAATCGCTATGCCTCGGTCACGGAGATCCCCGAGCTCGCATCCGGTGTGCGCGGGCTCGAGGAGACTCGCCGGGTCGACCTCGAGGAGTGGATGGATGAGCATGGCTTCGATGCGGTGATCTTCCCGGCGATGGCCGATGTGGGACCTGCGGACATGGACGTCAACGAAGCGTCTGCGGACCTGGGGTGGCGCAACGGCACGTGGGTGGCCAACGGCAACCTCGTACCCCGTCACCTCGGCATCCCGTCGGTGACGGTGCCGATGGGCACAATGGCCGACACCGGTATCCCCGTGGGCCTGACGATCGCCGGTCGCGGCTGGGACGATTCCGCGCTCATCGAGATCGCCGCTGCGTTCGAGGCGACAGGTGAGCGCCGGCAGGCGCCGCCGCGGACTCCGCGGCTGTAA
- a CDS encoding DUF998 domain-containing protein — MSPYGGAEVAGSGTIRVSPKPERVWALLAVLAGLATILIEIPAALLSEGGYSFAQQPISHLGMTGCGDWGDAETPIEVCSPAHPFVNGVSIIAGSMLAIIAFIWHDWIAPTRWGRCGSFMLAAGGMLLAGTGMVPADIDPRLHAVFGIGGSVIQNLGVLAAGIAMIRWPEKRRIGPAEFGGLTLGLGVFGLTGTLFLAAPETWDLPDGIVERAASYPFLIWFILAGWMQLRDASRRKRELASGP, encoded by the coding sequence ATGTCGCCGTACGGAGGAGCAGAGGTGGCCGGTTCGGGCACCATCCGCGTTTCGCCCAAACCCGAGCGGGTGTGGGCGCTTCTCGCCGTGCTTGCCGGCCTCGCCACGATCCTCATCGAGATCCCCGCGGCACTGCTGTCCGAAGGCGGCTACTCGTTCGCACAGCAGCCCATCAGTCATCTGGGGATGACCGGATGCGGGGACTGGGGAGACGCGGAAACCCCGATCGAGGTCTGCTCACCGGCCCATCCCTTCGTCAACGGCGTCTCCATCATCGCCGGATCGATGCTCGCGATCATCGCCTTCATCTGGCACGACTGGATCGCTCCGACTCGCTGGGGCCGGTGCGGGTCCTTTATGCTCGCCGCCGGCGGAATGCTGCTGGCCGGAACCGGGATGGTCCCGGCAGACATCGATCCGAGACTGCACGCCGTCTTCGGAATCGGCGGATCCGTGATCCAGAACCTCGGCGTGCTTGCCGCCGGCATCGCCATGATCCGATGGCCCGAGAAACGCCGGATCGGTCCCGCCGAATTCGGCGGGCTCACGCTCGGACTGGGCGTATTCGGACTCACCGGTACCTTGTTCTTGGCTGCTCCCGAGACCTGGGACCTGCCCGACGGCATCGTCGAGCGAGCCGCGTCCTATCCGTTCCTCATCTGGTTCATCCTCGCCGGATGGATGCAGCTGCGCGACGCCTCGAGGCGAAAACGCGAGCTCGCCTCCGGACCGTGA
- a CDS encoding isocitrate lyase/phosphoenolpyruvate mutase family protein: MVDYTVLAERAFTLLQGHHQDEPLVLPTVWDAWSARAMVDVGFNALSIGSHPLADSLGHGDGEQMTLEQALEGISRITSAVDVPVTADLESGYDTPAPELIAGLLDAGAVGVNIEDTVHSRGSMRSPEEHAEYIWSLRQAAEAQRVHVVINARTDVFKYPGDFDDPTAEVVRRLRLCTDAGADSVYPVRLPDVGTLKSILAQITLPLNVTAHPIKGAVPEELDLSQLAELGVGRVTFGPLLQAALTDCFADFTRAWQ; this comes from the coding sequence ATGGTCGATTACACGGTTCTCGCTGAACGCGCTTTCACCCTCTTGCAGGGACATCACCAGGACGAACCCCTCGTGCTGCCGACCGTCTGGGATGCCTGGTCGGCTCGTGCGATGGTCGACGTCGGTTTCAATGCGCTGAGCATCGGATCCCATCCGCTCGCCGATTCGCTCGGCCACGGCGACGGTGAGCAGATGACGCTCGAGCAAGCGCTCGAGGGGATCTCCCGGATCACCTCGGCGGTGGATGTTCCCGTCACCGCGGATCTCGAGTCCGGGTACGACACCCCCGCTCCCGAGCTCATCGCCGGTCTCCTCGACGCCGGAGCGGTCGGTGTGAACATCGAGGACACGGTCCACAGCCGGGGCAGCATGCGCAGCCCCGAGGAGCACGCCGAATACATCTGGAGCCTGCGCCAAGCCGCCGAAGCGCAGCGGGTCCACGTCGTCATCAACGCCCGCACCGATGTGTTCAAGTATCCGGGCGACTTCGACGACCCGACCGCCGAGGTGGTCCGACGTCTGCGTCTGTGCACCGACGCGGGCGCGGACTCCGTCTACCCCGTCCGTCTGCCCGATGTGGGCACGCTCAAGTCGATCCTCGCGCAGATCACTCTGCCGCTCAATGTCACCGCGCACCCGATCAAGGGCGCGGTGCCCGAAGAACTCGACCTCTCTCAGCTCGCTGAACTCGGGGTCGGGCGCGTGACCTTCGGTCCGCTTCTGCAGGCGGCGCTGACCGACTGCTTCGCGGATTTCACGCGCGCTTGGCAGTAG